A region from the Misgurnus anguillicaudatus chromosome 7, ASM2758022v2, whole genome shotgun sequence genome encodes:
- the mtfr1l gene encoding mitochondrial fission regulator 1-like: protein METEAEVIPIWQNKPHGSTRSVVRRIGSTLPLKPCSRACFQELPGLPPMRSMDGPLVPTLADIAWIADDEVETYARVRSDTRPLRHEWRPTPLLVMHRNSSVPNFRREGRRVEGLRKPGVTALNRTTALQDELSRLRAQIAKIVAADSGSNPITPDLLSPDDTSVGFSMAPFETAPYQPAPTASFVISDVTEEEEEEVDDDDDAEEVSELVPDPIMPVSMTASATFDLDHPPMDFREPEEDTVSLSKSTSFADVMDILKDMNRMKMSKDRYNRGCTSLREEDSASLISEALRKKFVLNDDDMNVRK, encoded by the exons ATGGAAACAGAGGCA GAGGTAATCCCTATATGGCAAAATAAACCACACGGGTCAACTCGTAGTGTGGTGAGACGAATTGGCTCTACGCTGCCCCTTAAACCCTGTTCCAGAGCATGTTTCCAG GAACTCCCCGGCCTTCCTCCAATGCGCTCCATGGATGGGCCACTGGTTCCAACGCTAGCAGATATTGCCTGGATTGCGGATGATGAGGTGGAAACGTATGCCAGAGTCAG AAGTGACACACGTCCCCTGAGGCATGAGTGGAGGCCGACACCCTTGCTGGTTATGCACAGAAACTCGTCTGTACCCAACTTCAGACGAGAAGGCAGGCGGGTTGAAGGTCTAAGGAAACCAGGAGTAACTGCTCTGAACCGCACCACAGCTTTACAGGATGAGCTGAGTCGACTCAGAGCCCAGATTGCCAAGATAGTCGCTGCAGACTCAG GTTCGAATCCCATTACCCCTGACCTGCTGTCCCCTGATGACACTAGTGTGGGCTTCTCTATGGCTCCCTTTGAGACCGCACCCTACCAGCCTGCACCAACAGCCTCCTTTGTCATCAGTGATGTCacagaggaagaggaggaagaagtggatgatgatgatgatgcggAGGAGGTTTCGGAGCTGGTGCCTGATCCCATCATGCCAGTTTCCATGACAGCATCAGCAACTTTCGATCTTGATCACCCACCTATGGACTTCCGAGAGCCAGAGGAAGACACAGTGTCTCTATCAAAGTCAACAAGCTTTGCTGATGTCATGGACATTCTGAAGGATATGAACCGCATGAAGATGAGCAAGGATAG ATACAACCGTGGGTGCACCTCACTGAGGGAGGAAGATTCTGCCTCTCTTATTTCTGAAGCATTGAGGAAGAAATTTGTTCTGAATGACGATGACATGAACGTGAGGAAATAA